In one window of Mercurialis annua linkage group LG4, ddMerAnnu1.2, whole genome shotgun sequence DNA:
- the LOC126678914 gene encoding F-box protein CPR1-like: MKLRCAAADIPIDVISCILSFLPVKSVLRFKCVSKSWHSLISDPHFKKLHLLHSHKSANLVLVFQDQDSLRDCDAPLFDDIMSGDATHIELPFRRHLQYSIKGIIMCSCDGLLLMRNYNNLGPLTLWNPSTDECRILPTVECDFSSTSAGLGYDSSTDDYKVLFRPEKKHCRPGEDVMILSLKTNCWRKINFFKYYCRLENGINLKGSLNWAILKASVSKDNKVWLSAKIVSFSLANETTTEMEHPRNYPTYSVRLKLGVLQGCLCLTETAHPNTSITIWLMKEFGVTSSWTKLITTPHLPGGHGMDFPIPLPLNHMNKTVFLIHKYRGAAHFLIINDLEAEKDYRFVKIANTESLRVRGLTFSRSLTSPN; the protein is encoded by the coding sequence GTTGCGCAGCCGCAGACATACCCATAGATGTTATTTCTTGTATACTTTCGTTTCTCCCCGTCAAATCGGTATTACGTTTTAAGTGTGTCTCAAAATCATGGCACTCTCTAATCTCTGATCCGCACTTCAAAAAATTACATCTCCTTCATTCACATAAATCTGCAAATCTGGTACTCGTTTTCCAAGATCAAGACAGTTTACGTGATTGTGATGCACCCTTATTTGATGATATAATGTCAGGAGATGCTACACACATCGAATTACCCTTCAGACGTCACCTACAGTATTCAATCAAAGGCATAATTATGTGTTCCTGTGATGGCCTCTTACTGATGAGAAACTATAATAACCTTGGCCCGTTAACTTTATGGAACCCTTCTACTGACGAGTGTCGTATATTGCCGACGGTTGAATGTGATTTTTCATCCACAAGTGCCGGCTTGGGCTATGATTCATCAACAGACGACTACAAGGTACTGTTTCGACCTGAAAAGAAGCACTGCAGGCCCGGAGAAGACGTTATGATTCTTTCTCTGAAAACAAATTGTTGGCGGAAgataaacttttttaaatattactgCAGGTTAGAGAATGGCATAAATTTAAAGGGATCTCTGAATTGGGCGATTCTGAAGGCTTCTGTATCAAAAGATAATAAGGTCTGGTTGTCGGCCAAGATTGTTTCTTTTTCCTTAGCAAACGAGACCACCACAGAGATGGAACATCCTCGAAATTACCCTACTTATAGCGTACGGCTGAAATTGGGTGTTCTGCAAGGATGCCTTTGTTTAACAGAGACCGCCCATCCGAATACTTCAATAACCATCTGGTTAATGAAAGAATTTGGAGTGACGAGCTCGTGGACCAAGCTCATCACCACACCACACCTACCTGGAGGTCATGGTATGGATTTTCCGATCCCATTGCCACTTAATCATATGAACAAAACAGTTTTCCTAATTCACAAATATAGGGGCGCTGCTCACTTCTTGATCATAAATGATTTAGAGGCAGAAAAAGACTACAGATTTGTTAAGATAGCCAATACTGAGTCGCTCCGAGTCAGAGGACTTACATTTTCAAGGAGTTTAACTTCACCAAattga